Proteins from a genomic interval of Osmia bicornis bicornis chromosome 11, iOsmBic2.1, whole genome shotgun sequence:
- the LOC114873321 gene encoding interference hedgehog-like isoform X6, whose protein sequence is MNLCYFHVNSPRSKLKRAWPGINFSGLSSGCRFGSSRVFIPSHPGERGRKNDRREAKYVANVTYLPSSLIAECVKMRPVSSLCGVVTALLHVLAGCAHGQRQELGMSFTRHPQPLEAPVGDDVNFECNLNLGADRFSWRHRPLGSDKWLPVVHTPSNSGKTSRHVVNFDNESKSGDYRCIAYYGSSGLASNPARLTLATLHKFSDKSDVVINVAAGNTVPITCPVPYSAPDAIVQFYKDNTIINNVMQRDDVIGSKTMVIENAKVSDSGLYHCAATNYISSQTYTSNHKTILNVHSNTSFQAPYFIKQPQTEYKVLKGKNVTLECFGAGYPVPHVTWSRLGSPLPPNSTKTSMGLTIVKVQPTDRGEYDCIWSINGAHIKSVIILKVMEAPEVIRPPKASTFSEGGELELSCMVTGEPQPKVEWLINGESLTPSDNVEIKGSTLLISEVQKKHAGIVQCVASNEYGSHSGCNLLWVNPKQHIGMSESRPNYEISNSRHKHTKGGGRRRNKEGKRKGTAVLVPPNQPNVTRLSDVSVMVRWSVPDNTGLPIQFFKVQYRELGQKMNGKQAKWMTANSEISKHVRSFEVTDLQPNHTYRFRIAAVYSNNDNKLSPNSARFHLNKNGEFESNKMPIPLLTNTEALGAQEVLLIWQNPDKSADIDGFYVYHRASSSAGDYVKTTVEGKDSYNITISHLQPDTTYEFKVQSFSVDAASEFSQILRQKTKKAVNENNDRSEDNRGSNHGSNLTLDSRVRPAEDKNVNMYAIIGGVLGGSTLLGGLTAIAVVYKRTKHKQSRESSQSEGKPITNGRVMNGGVTDSKINITSNPLAGLDASEDIIQPKVGI, encoded by the exons ATGAATCTGTGCTATTTTCACGTGAACTCGCCACGTTCTAAACTTAAACGTGCTTGGCCCGGCATTAATTTTAGTGGGCTCTCGTCAGGCTGCCGCTTTGGCTCCTCGCGAGTTTTCATCCCATCCCATCCCGGAGAACGAGGTCGGAAAAACGACCGCCGAGAAGCGAAGTATGTGGCTAACGTAACGTATCTTCCCTCTTCCTTGATTGCAGAATGTGTCAAGATGCGACCAGTGTCCTCCCTATGTGGCGTCGTCACGGCGCTTCTCCATGTTTTAGCTGGCTGTGCGCACG GGCAAAGGCAGGAGCTGGGTATGTCATTCACGAGACACCCTCAACCCTTAGAAGCACCGGTTGGCGATGACGTGAATTTTGAGTGCAATCTAAACCTTGGTGCGGATCGATTTTCATGGCGTCACAGGCCATTGGGGTCAGATAAATGGTTGCCTGTTGTCCATACACCTAGCAATAGTGGTAAAACTTCCAGACACGTTGTGAATTTTGATAACGAATCAAAATCAGGGGATTATCGTTGCATAGCGTATTATG GTTCGAGCGGTTTGGCTTCTAATCCAGCACGATTAACACTTGCAACGCTACACAAGTTCTCTGACAAGAGTGATGTTGTTATAAACGTTGCAGCAGGAAATACTGTACCTATTACATGCCCTGTGCCTTATTCAGCTCCGGATGCCAtagttcaattttataaagacaatacgataataaataatgttatGCAAAGAGACGATGTGATTGGTAGTAAAACTATGGTTATTGAGAATGCTAAAGTGTCGGACAGTGGATTGTATCACTGTGCCGCTACCAATTATATAAGCAGTCAGACTTATACCAGCAATCATAAGACCATATTGAACGTGCATTCAAATACCAGCTTTCAAGCGccatattttattaaacagcCACAAACGGAGTACAAAGTCTTGAAAGGGAAAAATGTGACTCTGGAGTGCTTTGGTGCTGGATATCCGGTACCGCACGTAACTTGGAGCAGACTCGGTAGTCCACTGCCACCGAATTCCACTAAAACTTCGATGGGCTTAACGATAGTTAAGGTCCAACCAACGGACAGGGGAGAATACGACTGTATATGGAGTATCAATGGTGCGCATATCAAGTCTGTGATCATATTAAAGGTAATGGAAGCACCGGAAGTGATTAGACCGCCAAAGGCATCAACATTTTCCGAAGGCGGAGAATTGGAGTTGTCTTGCATGGTAACCGGTGAACCGCAACCAAAAGTTGAATGGTTGATTAATGGAGAATCTTTGACACCCAGCGATAACGTGGAGATCAAAGGTTCTACGTTACTAATTTCTGAGGTTCAAAAGAAACACGCTGGTATTGTCCAATGTGTCGCGAGCAACGAGTATGGCTCTCATTCTGGTTGCAATTTGCTCTGGGTAAATCCTAAGCAACACATTGGTATGTCTGAATCGAGGCCAAACTATGAGATTTCTAATTCAAGGCACAAGCATACCAAAGGAGGAGGCAGAAGAAGGAACAAGGAAGGGAAACGAAAAGGCACTG caGTGTTAGTACCACCAAATCAACCGAACGTAACGAGGCTCTCGGACGTGTCCGTGATGGTTAGATGGTCTGTGCCTGATAACACAGGATTGCCAATACAGTTTTTCAAAGTTCAGTACAGGGAACTTGGACAAAAGATGAACGGCAAGCAAGCGAAATGGATGACAGCAAATTCTGAGATATCGAAACACGTACGGTCTTTCGAGGTCACGGATCTGCAACCTAATCATACTTATCGGTTCAGAATCGCTGCAGTTTATTCGAATAACGATAACAAATTGAGCCCCAATTCGGCGCGttttcatttgaataaaaatggaGAATTCGAAAGCAATAAAATGCCTATACCTTTATTGACGAACACCGAGGCTTTAGGGGCACAGGAAGTACTGCTAATTTGGCAGAATCCGGATAAATCGGCTGACATTGATGGCTTTTACGTGTACCATCGAGCCTCTAGCTCGGCTGGAGATTACGTGAAAACGACAGTGGAAGGAAAGGACTCTTATAACATAACTATTTCTCATTTGCAACCTGACACAACGTACGAATTTAAAGTGCAGAGTTTCTCGGTGGATGCTGCCTCGGAATTTTCACAAATTCTCCGACAAAAAACAAAGAAGGCTGTAAATGAAAACAATGATCGTAGCGAGGATAATCGCGGTAGTAATCACGGTAGTAATTTAACGCTAGATAGTCGAGTAAGGCCAGCAGAGGATAAAAACGTGAATATGTATGCGATTATCGGCGGAGTTCTTGGTGGCTCCACTCTGCTGGGTGGCTTGACTGCAATAGCAGTGGTATATAAAAGAACAAAACATAAACAAAGTCGAGAATCCTCGCAAAGCGAAG gaAAACCGATAACAAACGGAAGAGTAATGAACGGCGGAGTTACTGACtccaaaataaatataacttCAAATCCACTCGCTGGTCTTGACGCGTCTGAAGATATAATACAGCCTAAGGTCGGTATTT AG
- the LOC114873321 gene encoding interference hedgehog-like isoform X5: MNLCYFHVNSPRSKLKRAWPGINFSGLSSGCRFGSSRVFIPSHPGERGRKNDRREAKYVANVTYLPSSLIAECVKMRPVSSLCGVVTALLHVLAGCAHGQRQELGMSFTRHPQPLEAPVGDDVNFECNLNLGADRFSWRHRPLGSDKWLPVVHTPSNSGKTSRHVVNFDNESKSGDYRCIAYYGSSGLASNPARLTLATLHKFSDKSDVVINVAAGNTVPITCPVPYSAPDAIVQFYKDNTIINNVMQRDDVIGSKTMVIENAKVSDSGLYHCAATNYISSQTYTSNHKTILNVHSNTSFQAPYFIKQPQTEYKVLKGKNVTLECFGAGYPVPHVTWSRLGSPLPPNSTKTSMGLTIVKVQPTDRGEYDCIWSINGAHIKSVIILKVMEAPEVIRPPKASTFSEGGELELSCMVTGEPQPKVEWLINGESLTPSDNVEIKGSTLLISEVQKKHAGIVQCVASNEYGSHSGCNLLWVNPKQHIGMSESRPNYEISNSRHKHTKGGGRRRNKEGKRKGTAVLVPPNQPNVTRLSDVSVMVRWSVPDNTGLPIQFFKVQYRELGQKMNGKQAKWMTANSEISKHVRSFEVTDLQPNHTYRFRIAAVYSNNDNKLSPNSARFHLNKNGEFESNKMPIPLLTNTEALGAQEVLLIWQNPDKSADIDGFYVYHRASSSAGDYVKTTVEGKDSYNITISHLQPDTTYEFKVQSFSVDAASEFSQILRQKTKKAVNENNDRSEDNRGSNHGSNLTLDSRVRPAEDKNVNMYAIIGGVLGGSTLLGGLTAIAVVYKRTKHKQSRESSQSEGKPITNGRVMNGGVTDSKINITSNPLAGLDASEDIIQPKTIRY; encoded by the exons ATGAATCTGTGCTATTTTCACGTGAACTCGCCACGTTCTAAACTTAAACGTGCTTGGCCCGGCATTAATTTTAGTGGGCTCTCGTCAGGCTGCCGCTTTGGCTCCTCGCGAGTTTTCATCCCATCCCATCCCGGAGAACGAGGTCGGAAAAACGACCGCCGAGAAGCGAAGTATGTGGCTAACGTAACGTATCTTCCCTCTTCCTTGATTGCAGAATGTGTCAAGATGCGACCAGTGTCCTCCCTATGTGGCGTCGTCACGGCGCTTCTCCATGTTTTAGCTGGCTGTGCGCACG GGCAAAGGCAGGAGCTGGGTATGTCATTCACGAGACACCCTCAACCCTTAGAAGCACCGGTTGGCGATGACGTGAATTTTGAGTGCAATCTAAACCTTGGTGCGGATCGATTTTCATGGCGTCACAGGCCATTGGGGTCAGATAAATGGTTGCCTGTTGTCCATACACCTAGCAATAGTGGTAAAACTTCCAGACACGTTGTGAATTTTGATAACGAATCAAAATCAGGGGATTATCGTTGCATAGCGTATTATG GTTCGAGCGGTTTGGCTTCTAATCCAGCACGATTAACACTTGCAACGCTACACAAGTTCTCTGACAAGAGTGATGTTGTTATAAACGTTGCAGCAGGAAATACTGTACCTATTACATGCCCTGTGCCTTATTCAGCTCCGGATGCCAtagttcaattttataaagacaatacgataataaataatgttatGCAAAGAGACGATGTGATTGGTAGTAAAACTATGGTTATTGAGAATGCTAAAGTGTCGGACAGTGGATTGTATCACTGTGCCGCTACCAATTATATAAGCAGTCAGACTTATACCAGCAATCATAAGACCATATTGAACGTGCATTCAAATACCAGCTTTCAAGCGccatattttattaaacagcCACAAACGGAGTACAAAGTCTTGAAAGGGAAAAATGTGACTCTGGAGTGCTTTGGTGCTGGATATCCGGTACCGCACGTAACTTGGAGCAGACTCGGTAGTCCACTGCCACCGAATTCCACTAAAACTTCGATGGGCTTAACGATAGTTAAGGTCCAACCAACGGACAGGGGAGAATACGACTGTATATGGAGTATCAATGGTGCGCATATCAAGTCTGTGATCATATTAAAGGTAATGGAAGCACCGGAAGTGATTAGACCGCCAAAGGCATCAACATTTTCCGAAGGCGGAGAATTGGAGTTGTCTTGCATGGTAACCGGTGAACCGCAACCAAAAGTTGAATGGTTGATTAATGGAGAATCTTTGACACCCAGCGATAACGTGGAGATCAAAGGTTCTACGTTACTAATTTCTGAGGTTCAAAAGAAACACGCTGGTATTGTCCAATGTGTCGCGAGCAACGAGTATGGCTCTCATTCTGGTTGCAATTTGCTCTGGGTAAATCCTAAGCAACACATTGGTATGTCTGAATCGAGGCCAAACTATGAGATTTCTAATTCAAGGCACAAGCATACCAAAGGAGGAGGCAGAAGAAGGAACAAGGAAGGGAAACGAAAAGGCACTG caGTGTTAGTACCACCAAATCAACCGAACGTAACGAGGCTCTCGGACGTGTCCGTGATGGTTAGATGGTCTGTGCCTGATAACACAGGATTGCCAATACAGTTTTTCAAAGTTCAGTACAGGGAACTTGGACAAAAGATGAACGGCAAGCAAGCGAAATGGATGACAGCAAATTCTGAGATATCGAAACACGTACGGTCTTTCGAGGTCACGGATCTGCAACCTAATCATACTTATCGGTTCAGAATCGCTGCAGTTTATTCGAATAACGATAACAAATTGAGCCCCAATTCGGCGCGttttcatttgaataaaaatggaGAATTCGAAAGCAATAAAATGCCTATACCTTTATTGACGAACACCGAGGCTTTAGGGGCACAGGAAGTACTGCTAATTTGGCAGAATCCGGATAAATCGGCTGACATTGATGGCTTTTACGTGTACCATCGAGCCTCTAGCTCGGCTGGAGATTACGTGAAAACGACAGTGGAAGGAAAGGACTCTTATAACATAACTATTTCTCATTTGCAACCTGACACAACGTACGAATTTAAAGTGCAGAGTTTCTCGGTGGATGCTGCCTCGGAATTTTCACAAATTCTCCGACAAAAAACAAAGAAGGCTGTAAATGAAAACAATGATCGTAGCGAGGATAATCGCGGTAGTAATCACGGTAGTAATTTAACGCTAGATAGTCGAGTAAGGCCAGCAGAGGATAAAAACGTGAATATGTATGCGATTATCGGCGGAGTTCTTGGTGGCTCCACTCTGCTGGGTGGCTTGACTGCAATAGCAGTGGTATATAAAAGAACAAAACATAAACAAAGTCGAGAATCCTCGCAAAGCGAAG gaAAACCGATAACAAACGGAAGAGTAATGAACGGCGGAGTTACTGACtccaaaataaatataacttCAAATCCACTCGCTGGTCTTGACGCGTCTGAAGATATAATACAGCCTAAG ACTATTCGATATTAA
- the LOC114873321 gene encoding interference hedgehog-like isoform X1 → MNLCYFHVNSPRSKLKRAWPGINFSGLSSGCRFGSSRVFIPSHPGERGRKNDRREAKYVANVTYLPSSLIAECVKMRPVSSLCGVVTALLHVLAGCAHGQRQELGMSFTRHPQPLEAPVGDDVNFECNLNLGADRFSWRHRPLGSDKWLPVVHTPSNSGKTSRHVVNFDNESKSGDYRCIAYYGSSGLASNPARLTLATLHKFSDKSDVVINVAAGNTVPITCPVPYSAPDAIVQFYKDNTIINNVMQRDDVIGSKTMVIENAKVSDSGLYHCAATNYISSQTYTSNHKTILNVHSNTSFQAPYFIKQPQTEYKVLKGKNVTLECFGAGYPVPHVTWSRLGSPLPPNSTKTSMGLTIVKVQPTDRGEYDCIWSINGAHIKSVIILKVMEAPEVIRPPKASTFSEGGELELSCMVTGEPQPKVEWLINGESLTPSDNVEIKGSTLLISEVQKKHAGIVQCVASNEYGSHSGCNLLWVNPKQHIGMSESRPNYEISNSRHKHTKGGGRRRNKEGKRKGTAVLVPPNQPNVTRLSDVSVMVRWSVPDNTGLPIQFFKVQYRELGQKMNGKQAKWMTANSEISKHVRSFEVTDLQPNHTYRFRIAAVYSNNDNKLSPNSARFHLNKNGEFESNKMPIPLLTNTEALGAQEVLLIWQNPDKSADIDGFYVYHRASSSAGDYVKTTVEGKDSYNITISHLQPDTTYEFKVQSFSVDAASEFSQILRQKTKKAVNENNDRSEDNRGSNHGSNLTLDSRVRPAEDKNVNMYAIIGGVLGGSTLLGGLTAIAVVYKRTKHKQSRESSQSEGKPITNGRVMNGGVTDSKINITSNPLAGLDASEDIIQPKVGIYYSILRRLVFPSFSIGRVLLFNSTRSLHSLWSRFSLVLFSEHTRTLLTRCLRSERSETNTHVSKQSGQQQSPMEMASFLNGQNNNSNNHNNSDTAGTTDVNASYTEPPLLQGSLPIEQPL, encoded by the exons ATGAATCTGTGCTATTTTCACGTGAACTCGCCACGTTCTAAACTTAAACGTGCTTGGCCCGGCATTAATTTTAGTGGGCTCTCGTCAGGCTGCCGCTTTGGCTCCTCGCGAGTTTTCATCCCATCCCATCCCGGAGAACGAGGTCGGAAAAACGACCGCCGAGAAGCGAAGTATGTGGCTAACGTAACGTATCTTCCCTCTTCCTTGATTGCAGAATGTGTCAAGATGCGACCAGTGTCCTCCCTATGTGGCGTCGTCACGGCGCTTCTCCATGTTTTAGCTGGCTGTGCGCACG GGCAAAGGCAGGAGCTGGGTATGTCATTCACGAGACACCCTCAACCCTTAGAAGCACCGGTTGGCGATGACGTGAATTTTGAGTGCAATCTAAACCTTGGTGCGGATCGATTTTCATGGCGTCACAGGCCATTGGGGTCAGATAAATGGTTGCCTGTTGTCCATACACCTAGCAATAGTGGTAAAACTTCCAGACACGTTGTGAATTTTGATAACGAATCAAAATCAGGGGATTATCGTTGCATAGCGTATTATG GTTCGAGCGGTTTGGCTTCTAATCCAGCACGATTAACACTTGCAACGCTACACAAGTTCTCTGACAAGAGTGATGTTGTTATAAACGTTGCAGCAGGAAATACTGTACCTATTACATGCCCTGTGCCTTATTCAGCTCCGGATGCCAtagttcaattttataaagacaatacgataataaataatgttatGCAAAGAGACGATGTGATTGGTAGTAAAACTATGGTTATTGAGAATGCTAAAGTGTCGGACAGTGGATTGTATCACTGTGCCGCTACCAATTATATAAGCAGTCAGACTTATACCAGCAATCATAAGACCATATTGAACGTGCATTCAAATACCAGCTTTCAAGCGccatattttattaaacagcCACAAACGGAGTACAAAGTCTTGAAAGGGAAAAATGTGACTCTGGAGTGCTTTGGTGCTGGATATCCGGTACCGCACGTAACTTGGAGCAGACTCGGTAGTCCACTGCCACCGAATTCCACTAAAACTTCGATGGGCTTAACGATAGTTAAGGTCCAACCAACGGACAGGGGAGAATACGACTGTATATGGAGTATCAATGGTGCGCATATCAAGTCTGTGATCATATTAAAGGTAATGGAAGCACCGGAAGTGATTAGACCGCCAAAGGCATCAACATTTTCCGAAGGCGGAGAATTGGAGTTGTCTTGCATGGTAACCGGTGAACCGCAACCAAAAGTTGAATGGTTGATTAATGGAGAATCTTTGACACCCAGCGATAACGTGGAGATCAAAGGTTCTACGTTACTAATTTCTGAGGTTCAAAAGAAACACGCTGGTATTGTCCAATGTGTCGCGAGCAACGAGTATGGCTCTCATTCTGGTTGCAATTTGCTCTGGGTAAATCCTAAGCAACACATTGGTATGTCTGAATCGAGGCCAAACTATGAGATTTCTAATTCAAGGCACAAGCATACCAAAGGAGGAGGCAGAAGAAGGAACAAGGAAGGGAAACGAAAAGGCACTG caGTGTTAGTACCACCAAATCAACCGAACGTAACGAGGCTCTCGGACGTGTCCGTGATGGTTAGATGGTCTGTGCCTGATAACACAGGATTGCCAATACAGTTTTTCAAAGTTCAGTACAGGGAACTTGGACAAAAGATGAACGGCAAGCAAGCGAAATGGATGACAGCAAATTCTGAGATATCGAAACACGTACGGTCTTTCGAGGTCACGGATCTGCAACCTAATCATACTTATCGGTTCAGAATCGCTGCAGTTTATTCGAATAACGATAACAAATTGAGCCCCAATTCGGCGCGttttcatttgaataaaaatggaGAATTCGAAAGCAATAAAATGCCTATACCTTTATTGACGAACACCGAGGCTTTAGGGGCACAGGAAGTACTGCTAATTTGGCAGAATCCGGATAAATCGGCTGACATTGATGGCTTTTACGTGTACCATCGAGCCTCTAGCTCGGCTGGAGATTACGTGAAAACGACAGTGGAAGGAAAGGACTCTTATAACATAACTATTTCTCATTTGCAACCTGACACAACGTACGAATTTAAAGTGCAGAGTTTCTCGGTGGATGCTGCCTCGGAATTTTCACAAATTCTCCGACAAAAAACAAAGAAGGCTGTAAATGAAAACAATGATCGTAGCGAGGATAATCGCGGTAGTAATCACGGTAGTAATTTAACGCTAGATAGTCGAGTAAGGCCAGCAGAGGATAAAAACGTGAATATGTATGCGATTATCGGCGGAGTTCTTGGTGGCTCCACTCTGCTGGGTGGCTTGACTGCAATAGCAGTGGTATATAAAAGAACAAAACATAAACAAAGTCGAGAATCCTCGCAAAGCGAAG gaAAACCGATAACAAACGGAAGAGTAATGAACGGCGGAGTTACTGACtccaaaataaatataacttCAAATCCACTCGCTGGTCTTGACGCGTCTGAAGATATAATACAGCCTAAGGTCGGTATTT ACTATTCGATATTAAGGAGACTAGTCTTTCCTAGCTTTAGCATTGGTCGCGTGCTGCTCTTTAATTCTACTCGCTCTCTGCACTCTCTCTGGAGCCGCTTTTCTTTAGTTTTATTTTCTGAACACACGCGTACGTTACTTACACGCTGTTTGAGATCTGAAAGAAGCGAAACGAACACGCATGTTTCTAAACAGAGCGGGCAACAACAATCGCCGATGGAAATGGCCTCGTTTCTAAATGGCCaaaacaacaacagcaacaaccaTAACAACAGCGACACAGCTGGAACAACCGACGTGAACGCGTCGTATACCGAGCCTCCTCTGCTACAAGGATCACTGCCTATCGAACAACCTCTATGA
- the LOC114873321 gene encoding interference hedgehog-like isoform X3, whose product MNLCYFHVNSPRSKLKRAWPGINFSGLSSGCRFGSSRVFIPSHPGERGRKNDRREAKYVANVTYLPSSLIAECVKMRPVSSLCGVVTALLHVLAGCAHGQRQELGMSFTRHPQPLEAPVGDDVNFECNLNLGADRFSWRHRPLGSDKWLPVVHTPSNSGKTSRHVVNFDNESKSGDYRCIAYYGSSGLASNPARLTLATLHKFSDKSDVVINVAAGNTVPITCPVPYSAPDAIVQFYKDNTIINNVMQRDDVIGSKTMVIENAKVSDSGLYHCAATNYISSQTYTSNHKTILNVHSNTSFQAPYFIKQPQTEYKVLKGKNVTLECFGAGYPVPHVTWSRLGSPLPPNSTKTSMGLTIVKVQPTDRGEYDCIWSINGAHIKSVIILKVMEAPEVIRPPKASTFSEGGELELSCMVTGEPQPKVEWLINGESLTPSDNVEIKGSTLLISEVQKKHAGIVQCVASNEYGSHSGCNLLWVNPKQHIGMSESRPNYEISNSRHKHTKGGGRRRNKEGKRKGTAVLVPPNQPNVTRLSDVSVMVRWSVPDNTGLPIQFFKVQYRELGQKMNGKQAKWMTANSEISKHVRSFEVTDLQPNHTYRFRIAAVYSNNDNKLSPNSARFHLNKNGEFESNKMPIPLLTNTEALGAQEVLLIWQNPDKSADIDGFYVYHRASSSAGDYVKTTVEGKDSYNITISHLQPDTTYEFKVQSFSVDAASEFSQILRQKTKKAVNENNDRSEDNRGSNHGSNLTLDSRVRPAEDKNVNMYAIIGGVLGGSTLLGGLTAIAVVYKRTKHKQSRESSQSEGKPITNGRVMNGGVTDSKINITSNPLAGLDASEDIIQPKSGQQQSPMEMASFLNGQNNNSNNHNNSDTAGTTDVNASYTEPPLLQGSLPIEQPL is encoded by the exons ATGAATCTGTGCTATTTTCACGTGAACTCGCCACGTTCTAAACTTAAACGTGCTTGGCCCGGCATTAATTTTAGTGGGCTCTCGTCAGGCTGCCGCTTTGGCTCCTCGCGAGTTTTCATCCCATCCCATCCCGGAGAACGAGGTCGGAAAAACGACCGCCGAGAAGCGAAGTATGTGGCTAACGTAACGTATCTTCCCTCTTCCTTGATTGCAGAATGTGTCAAGATGCGACCAGTGTCCTCCCTATGTGGCGTCGTCACGGCGCTTCTCCATGTTTTAGCTGGCTGTGCGCACG GGCAAAGGCAGGAGCTGGGTATGTCATTCACGAGACACCCTCAACCCTTAGAAGCACCGGTTGGCGATGACGTGAATTTTGAGTGCAATCTAAACCTTGGTGCGGATCGATTTTCATGGCGTCACAGGCCATTGGGGTCAGATAAATGGTTGCCTGTTGTCCATACACCTAGCAATAGTGGTAAAACTTCCAGACACGTTGTGAATTTTGATAACGAATCAAAATCAGGGGATTATCGTTGCATAGCGTATTATG GTTCGAGCGGTTTGGCTTCTAATCCAGCACGATTAACACTTGCAACGCTACACAAGTTCTCTGACAAGAGTGATGTTGTTATAAACGTTGCAGCAGGAAATACTGTACCTATTACATGCCCTGTGCCTTATTCAGCTCCGGATGCCAtagttcaattttataaagacaatacgataataaataatgttatGCAAAGAGACGATGTGATTGGTAGTAAAACTATGGTTATTGAGAATGCTAAAGTGTCGGACAGTGGATTGTATCACTGTGCCGCTACCAATTATATAAGCAGTCAGACTTATACCAGCAATCATAAGACCATATTGAACGTGCATTCAAATACCAGCTTTCAAGCGccatattttattaaacagcCACAAACGGAGTACAAAGTCTTGAAAGGGAAAAATGTGACTCTGGAGTGCTTTGGTGCTGGATATCCGGTACCGCACGTAACTTGGAGCAGACTCGGTAGTCCACTGCCACCGAATTCCACTAAAACTTCGATGGGCTTAACGATAGTTAAGGTCCAACCAACGGACAGGGGAGAATACGACTGTATATGGAGTATCAATGGTGCGCATATCAAGTCTGTGATCATATTAAAGGTAATGGAAGCACCGGAAGTGATTAGACCGCCAAAGGCATCAACATTTTCCGAAGGCGGAGAATTGGAGTTGTCTTGCATGGTAACCGGTGAACCGCAACCAAAAGTTGAATGGTTGATTAATGGAGAATCTTTGACACCCAGCGATAACGTGGAGATCAAAGGTTCTACGTTACTAATTTCTGAGGTTCAAAAGAAACACGCTGGTATTGTCCAATGTGTCGCGAGCAACGAGTATGGCTCTCATTCTGGTTGCAATTTGCTCTGGGTAAATCCTAAGCAACACATTGGTATGTCTGAATCGAGGCCAAACTATGAGATTTCTAATTCAAGGCACAAGCATACCAAAGGAGGAGGCAGAAGAAGGAACAAGGAAGGGAAACGAAAAGGCACTG caGTGTTAGTACCACCAAATCAACCGAACGTAACGAGGCTCTCGGACGTGTCCGTGATGGTTAGATGGTCTGTGCCTGATAACACAGGATTGCCAATACAGTTTTTCAAAGTTCAGTACAGGGAACTTGGACAAAAGATGAACGGCAAGCAAGCGAAATGGATGACAGCAAATTCTGAGATATCGAAACACGTACGGTCTTTCGAGGTCACGGATCTGCAACCTAATCATACTTATCGGTTCAGAATCGCTGCAGTTTATTCGAATAACGATAACAAATTGAGCCCCAATTCGGCGCGttttcatttgaataaaaatggaGAATTCGAAAGCAATAAAATGCCTATACCTTTATTGACGAACACCGAGGCTTTAGGGGCACAGGAAGTACTGCTAATTTGGCAGAATCCGGATAAATCGGCTGACATTGATGGCTTTTACGTGTACCATCGAGCCTCTAGCTCGGCTGGAGATTACGTGAAAACGACAGTGGAAGGAAAGGACTCTTATAACATAACTATTTCTCATTTGCAACCTGACACAACGTACGAATTTAAAGTGCAGAGTTTCTCGGTGGATGCTGCCTCGGAATTTTCACAAATTCTCCGACAAAAAACAAAGAAGGCTGTAAATGAAAACAATGATCGTAGCGAGGATAATCGCGGTAGTAATCACGGTAGTAATTTAACGCTAGATAGTCGAGTAAGGCCAGCAGAGGATAAAAACGTGAATATGTATGCGATTATCGGCGGAGTTCTTGGTGGCTCCACTCTGCTGGGTGGCTTGACTGCAATAGCAGTGGTATATAAAAGAACAAAACATAAACAAAGTCGAGAATCCTCGCAAAGCGAAG gaAAACCGATAACAAACGGAAGAGTAATGAACGGCGGAGTTACTGACtccaaaataaatataacttCAAATCCACTCGCTGGTCTTGACGCGTCTGAAGATATAATACAGCCTAAG AGCGGGCAACAACAATCGCCGATGGAAATGGCCTCGTTTCTAAATGGCCaaaacaacaacagcaacaaccaTAACAACAGCGACACAGCTGGAACAACCGACGTGAACGCGTCGTATACCGAGCCTCCTCTGCTACAAGGATCACTGCCTATCGAACAACCTCTATGA